A window of the Pyrodictium abyssi genome harbors these coding sequences:
- a CDS encoding RecB-family nuclease encodes MKARVTVLVHDVSSAQRLIDIAKLAYGLGFTHLVATKVYGAAASSGVPEATRLALRLGRSFSVLPSVKDAIELLAPDKVVVVSREYGEPVEPWSYAEKLAGSQGGVLIVFGGIDAAPGKDVAGLGEAVYPVGAEARLTPVAEAALFLYPLSRILSQETS; translated from the coding sequence TTGAAGGCGAGGGTAACGGTGCTAGTTCACGACGTGTCGAGCGCCCAGCGTTTGATAGACATAGCTAAGCTAGCCTACGGGCTCGGCTTCACCCACCTAGTCGCTACAAAGGTCTATGGCGCGGCAGCGTCGAGTGGCGTGCCCGAGGCTACGCGCCTAGCGCTGAGGCTAGGCAGAAGCTTCTCAGTACTACCGAGCGTGAAGGATGCTATAGAGCTGCTTGCGCCAGACAAGGTGGTCGTGGTCTCGAGGGAGTATGGTGAACCGGTAGAGCCCTGGAGCTACGCGGAGAAGCTAGCCGGTAGCCAAGGAGGCGTACTGATAGTATTCGGAGGCATAGACGCCGCCCCAGGAAAGGATGTTGCCGGCCTAGGTGAAGCGGTCTACCCGGTGGGCGCTGAGGCTAGGCTGACGCCAGTAGCCGAGGCAGCTCTATTCCTCTACCCGCTGTCTAGGATACTTTCTCAAGAAACCTCCTAA
- a CDS encoding DNA cytosine methyltransferase: MPSLVDLFSGAGGFAEGFRRAGFRVLLGIDNDPAAIRSYKANFPEAVALAMDIKEVTGALIEKLVGRPDVVIGSPPCEPYTGANPRRMKNPIDRLYQDPAGQLALHFARIVGELKPKVFVMENVPGILDVKEELRRIFAEAGYPEIYFNVLAAEDYGTPSHRLRVFISNIRIRPRKLPRRITVEEALRGLPEPGSSDVLNHEPPSLSPRKARRIARLRWGQALIYYEGAEGRRYPNLIRLDPRRHAPTVLGSSRFIHPYEDRFLTVREQARLMGFPDNHVFLGGKDEQYNQVGEAVPVPLAEAIAWEVRRFLEKVS, from the coding sequence GTGCCAAGCCTCGTAGATCTGTTTAGCGGCGCTGGCGGGTTTGCAGAAGGGTTCCGACGAGCTGGGTTCCGGGTACTTCTGGGCATAGACAATGACCCTGCTGCGATCCGTAGCTACAAGGCCAACTTCCCCGAGGCAGTGGCCCTAGCCATGGACATAAAGGAGGTGACTGGAGCGCTCATCGAGAAGCTTGTGGGCCGCCCTGACGTGGTCATAGGGAGTCCGCCGTGTGAGCCGTATACTGGGGCAAACCCGCGGCGCATGAAGAACCCTATAGACCGGCTGTACCAGGACCCAGCCGGGCAGCTGGCCCTCCACTTCGCCAGGATAGTGGGCGAGCTAAAGCCCAAGGTATTCGTGATGGAGAACGTCCCTGGCATACTAGACGTGAAGGAGGAGCTACGCCGCATATTTGCTGAGGCCGGTTACCCCGAGATATACTTCAACGTGTTGGCGGCCGAGGACTACGGCACGCCTAGCCACAGGCTACGTGTATTCATCTCCAACATCAGGATTAGGCCACGGAAGCTCCCGCGCAGGATAACTGTGGAGGAGGCTCTCCGGGGTCTCCCGGAGCCTGGTAGCAGCGATGTACTGAACCACGAGCCGCCGTCACTGAGTCCCCGGAAGGCACGCCGAATAGCGAGGCTACGCTGGGGCCAAGCACTGATATACTACGAGGGGGCTGAGGGGCGCCGTTATCCTAACCTCATAAGGCTCGACCCGAGGCGCCACGCACCGACAGTACTCGGCTCGAGCAGGTTTATACACCCGTACGAGGACAGGTTCCTCACTGTTAGGGAGCAGGCAAGGCTGATGGGGTTCCCGGACAACCACGTGTTCCTTGGAGGCAAGGACGAGCAGTACAACCAGGTTGGCGAGGCGGTCCCCGTCCCACTAGCAGAGGCTATAGCGTGGGAGGTTAGGAGGTTTCTTGAGAAAGTATCCTAG
- a CDS encoding transcription factor, translating to MTSSSELEKLYTFIERLIDRDARIVLQALYEEGGELSEIDLAEKTGLKLNAIRRSLNLLAEKGLAVYRRQKHPEKNRLIFYWRINYEGLPAIIEARKRATLERLQMLLEREESIHYYVCPTDGTKYTFEEALDHEFACPRCGTMLVPDQDRELRIQIIRQYIALLEAEINSAKPRRSV from the coding sequence ATGACCAGTAGCAGCGAGCTGGAGAAGCTCTACACGTTCATAGAGAGGCTGATAGACCGGGACGCGCGCATAGTGCTCCAGGCCCTCTACGAGGAGGGTGGCGAACTCTCGGAGATAGACCTGGCCGAGAAGACGGGGCTGAAGCTGAATGCTATACGGCGATCTCTCAACCTCCTTGCGGAGAAGGGGCTGGCCGTATACCGTAGGCAGAAGCATCCTGAGAAGAACAGGCTTATCTTCTACTGGAGGATAAACTACGAGGGGCTTCCGGCTATAATAGAGGCGCGTAAACGCGCTACTCTTGAGAGGCTCCAGATGCTGCTGGAGCGCGAGGAGAGCATACACTACTACGTATGCCCGACCGATGGCACGAAGTATACGTTTGAGGAGGCGCTAGACCACGAGTTTGCGTGCCCACGCTGCGGGACGATGCTGGTCCCCGATCAGGATAGAGAGCTACGAATACAGATCATAAGGCAGTACATAGCCCTACTGGAGGCTGAAATCAACAGTGCCAAGCCTCGTAGATCTGTTTAG
- a CDS encoding tRNA (cytidine(56)-2'-O)-methyltransferase yields the protein MPGGHPAERYGRVYVLRIGHRPQRDKRITTHVGLVARAFGANGFVLGDVCDDHVMDSLQGVLERWGGSMELLCGVSSRRYVSDWKRSGGEVIHLTMYGLHVDDVIDEIRASPRPKLIVVGAEKVPPFFYEAADYNVAIGNQPHSEVAALAVFLDRLYRGEELHVEFPGARVRIVPSRRGKKVVSLEEDK from the coding sequence ATGCCGGGTGGCCACCCTGCTGAGAGGTACGGCCGGGTCTACGTGCTGAGGATAGGCCATCGGCCACAGCGCGACAAGAGAATAACGACGCACGTGGGCCTCGTGGCCCGCGCTTTCGGGGCTAACGGGTTTGTCCTAGGGGACGTCTGCGACGACCACGTTATGGACTCGCTCCAGGGCGTCCTAGAGCGGTGGGGCGGCTCGATGGAGCTGCTATGTGGTGTTAGTAGTAGGCGCTACGTCTCCGACTGGAAGAGGAGCGGCGGGGAGGTCATACACCTCACCATGTACGGGCTCCACGTTGACGATGTTATAGACGAGATAAGGGCTAGTCCCAGGCCTAAGCTTATAGTGGTTGGAGCTGAGAAGGTGCCTCCCTTCTTCTACGAGGCTGCAGACTATAACGTGGCTATTGGGAACCAGCCGCACAGCGAGGTGGCCGCGCTAGCTGTGTTCCTTGATAGGCTTTACCGGGGAGAAGAGCTGCATGTAGAATTCCCCGGTGCGCGTGTGAGGATAGTGCCCTCGCGCCGCGGCAAAAAGGTAGTAAGCCTGGAAGAGGATAAATAG
- the hflX gene encoding GTPase HflX gives MRRALLALPRRLTGWEEREAYALLETAGYTVVDVVRYRPVSRSRLFSKAKLEELAAKAEPLRGDEDARIVVYDELKPREYFRVVREARVDAIDRTLLILEIFALHAGSREAKLQIELARLKHQLPVIKEAIRLAKMRELPGFLGPGGYAVDAYYRYMVSRIARIRRELQELRRRREIERAKRRSAGLPHVAIVGYASAGKTTLFNRISGEKKPAGPEYFTTISPKVKATSFDGLRFAVVDTVGFISRIPPEIIEAFHSTLEEAAYADLILYVLDVSEDEYVITEKLSEGLDTLRRIGVVDKPMLIAANKVDLVHDRSDLERILGLIEAMAESVYPGLQGVIPVSAATGEGVGRLLCRVATLLRGTAGSTC, from the coding sequence TTGAGACGGGCTCTACTGGCTCTACCCCGGAGGCTGACTGGCTGGGAGGAGAGGGAGGCCTATGCGCTGTTAGAGACAGCTGGCTACACTGTGGTAGACGTTGTACGGTACCGGCCAGTGTCGAGGTCCAGGCTCTTCAGTAAGGCTAAGCTCGAGGAGCTGGCCGCGAAGGCCGAGCCTCTCCGCGGCGACGAGGACGCCAGAATAGTAGTCTACGACGAGCTGAAGCCCAGAGAGTACTTCCGCGTAGTACGCGAGGCACGGGTAGATGCCATAGATAGGACGCTGCTCATACTCGAGATATTCGCTCTACACGCTGGTAGCCGGGAGGCCAAGCTACAGATAGAGCTCGCCAGGCTCAAACACCAGCTACCCGTGATAAAGGAGGCCATAAGGCTCGCTAAGATGCGGGAGCTGCCAGGCTTCCTCGGCCCTGGCGGCTACGCTGTAGACGCCTACTACCGGTACATGGTCTCGCGCATAGCTAGGATACGCCGCGAGCTACAGGAGCTAAGGAGGCGCCGCGAGATAGAGAGGGCTAAGAGGAGGAGCGCGGGGCTACCACACGTAGCTATAGTCGGCTACGCTAGCGCCGGGAAGACCACGTTGTTTAACAGAATTAGCGGCGAGAAGAAGCCAGCAGGCCCCGAGTACTTCACCACTATATCCCCCAAGGTCAAGGCCACGAGCTTTGACGGGCTACGCTTCGCCGTGGTCGACACAGTAGGGTTCATCTCCAGGATACCGCCCGAGATAATAGAGGCCTTTCACTCGACACTAGAGGAGGCCGCCTATGCCGACCTCATACTCTACGTGCTCGACGTCTCGGAGGACGAGTACGTTATAACTGAGAAGCTCAGTGAGGGCCTGGACACACTCCGCAGAATAGGCGTCGTGGACAAACCCATGTTGATAGCGGCTAACAAGGTTGACCTGGTCCACGACAGGAGCGACCTGGAGCGCATACTCGGCCTAATAGAGGCCATGGCTGAGTCCGTCTACCCTGGGCTCCAGGGAGTTATACCCGTCTCCGCCGCGACTGGTGAGGGCGTGGGCAGGCTGCTATGCCGGGTGGCCACCCTGCTGAGAGGTACGGCCGGGTCTACGTGCTGA
- a CDS encoding multiprotein bridging factor aMBF1, giving the protein MPLQRRREPIYCEMCGMPIEGRSYTIVVETTEMVVCERCYRRYMSRATRTGTDEPLRLRIAPRRERPEPARPATPPTPRHTEPRPAAGPSTRQQPRKPPRRRGPGLGAIERYEVVEDYAERVRRARERLGLSQKELAIKVKVGENVIKRIEAGTLVPPIDLAMRLERVLGVKLLEPVVEEEEEPLASGRKSEFYLTLGDIAELRED; this is encoded by the coding sequence ATGCCTCTACAGAGGCGCCGCGAGCCAATATACTGTGAGATGTGCGGCATGCCGATAGAGGGCAGGAGCTACACCATAGTAGTCGAGACGACCGAGATGGTTGTGTGCGAGCGTTGCTACCGCCGCTACATGTCGCGCGCTACTCGCACTGGCACCGACGAGCCGTTGCGACTCCGCATAGCACCGCGTAGAGAGAGGCCAGAGCCCGCGAGGCCAGCTACACCGCCTACCCCGCGGCACACGGAGCCACGGCCTGCCGCCGGCCCCTCGACACGCCAGCAGCCGCGTAAGCCCCCGAGGCGCCGCGGACCCGGCCTAGGGGCTATAGAGCGCTATGAGGTTGTCGAGGACTATGCTGAGAGGGTTAGGAGAGCCCGCGAGAGGCTCGGCCTCTCACAGAAGGAGCTAGCTATCAAGGTGAAGGTCGGCGAGAACGTGATAAAGAGGATTGAAGCCGGTACACTGGTGCCCCCCATAGACCTGGCTATGAGGCTTGAACGCGTGCTTGGCGTTAAGCTGCTAGAGCCCGTCGTAGAGGAGGAGGAAGAGCCGCTAGCGAGCGGCCGGAAGAGCGAGTTCTACCTTACCCTCGGCGATATAGCCGAGCTACGCGAAGACTAG
- a CDS encoding proteasome-activating nucleotidase, whose amino-acid sequence MQHRSVDNELTKDYIYYLERRIRELEAERSELRRELRRYRMEVDKLLSPPLIEAMVLSVLPDGRVVVKSSTGPNLVVNVSSNVDVSKLVPGAYVALNQRGSTIVEVLPEREDPYIKAMEVTERPKVTFDDIGGLEEQKRELYEAVILPLVKPEAFRELGIEPPKGVLLYGPPGCGKTLLAKAVAAMSNATFIRVVASEFVHKYVGEGARIVREVFKLARKKAPSIIFIDEIDAIAAKRIDVGTSGEREIQRTLMQLLAELDGFDPLGDVKVIAATNRIDILDPALLRPGRFDRLIYVPPPDEHGRLEIFKIHTRRMKLAEDVDLAYLARITEGATGADIRAIVMEAGFSALRNNRKHVTMEDFIAAVEKVMKKRRRPYVDNPEYFENNPIASVSENAVMHI is encoded by the coding sequence ATGCAGCACCGCAGCGTCGATAATGAACTCACAAAGGACTACATATACTACCTCGAGCGAAGAATACGAGAACTTGAAGCCGAGAGGTCAGAGCTACGCCGCGAGCTACGCCGATACCGTATGGAGGTAGACAAGCTCCTAAGCCCGCCGCTAATAGAGGCGATGGTGCTCAGTGTCCTCCCCGACGGACGCGTTGTCGTGAAGAGCAGTACTGGGCCTAACCTCGTAGTGAATGTGTCGTCAAACGTAGACGTGTCCAAGCTGGTCCCCGGGGCATACGTAGCTCTAAACCAGCGAGGCTCAACCATAGTAGAAGTCCTCCCGGAGCGTGAAGACCCATACATAAAGGCTATGGAGGTCACTGAGAGGCCAAAGGTGACGTTCGACGATATAGGTGGACTTGAGGAGCAAAAACGCGAGCTCTACGAGGCCGTGATACTGCCGCTAGTGAAGCCTGAGGCTTTCCGCGAGCTGGGCATAGAGCCGCCTAAGGGCGTGCTCCTCTATGGCCCGCCTGGCTGCGGTAAGACACTCCTAGCGAAGGCCGTAGCAGCGATGAGCAATGCTACGTTCATACGCGTTGTGGCGTCGGAGTTCGTCCACAAGTACGTAGGCGAGGGCGCTAGGATAGTACGTGAAGTATTCAAGCTAGCCCGTAAGAAGGCGCCGAGCATAATATTCATAGACGAGATAGACGCGATAGCAGCCAAAAGGATAGACGTAGGCACTAGTGGTGAGCGCGAGATACAGCGCACGCTTATGCAGCTACTAGCAGAGCTGGACGGCTTTGACCCGCTAGGCGACGTCAAGGTAATAGCCGCGACGAACCGGATCGACATACTCGACCCAGCGCTGCTGAGGCCAGGCCGCTTCGACCGGCTCATCTACGTGCCGCCGCCAGACGAGCATGGCCGCCTAGAGATATTCAAGATACACACGAGGAGGATGAAGCTGGCAGAGGACGTAGACCTAGCATACCTGGCCAGGATAACTGAGGGGGCGACAGGCGCGGATATAAGAGCAATAGTGATGGAGGCAGGGTTCTCGGCGCTGCGCAACAACCGCAAGCACGTAACCATGGAGGACTTCATAGCAGCTGTCGAGAAGGTGATGAAGAAGAGGCGCCGTCCCTACGTAGACAACCCGGAGTACTTCGAGAACAACCCCATAGCCAGCGTGAGCGAGAACGCTGTAATGCACATCTAG
- a CDS encoding putative metallopeptidase translates to MKYKRDRRLEEAIRMLVEAMGLDYIDTSRVYAAWSTGSRTRAYARIWGLPSPFTRLGLCEPMYVIELVSENFAGLSCREMVSVLVHEILHIPRSFSGGLRSHGEWSHWRSIRSIVARLPRGVVEEVCRLLRESAAGPPT, encoded by the coding sequence GTGAAGTACAAGCGGGACCGGAGGCTAGAGGAGGCCATCCGTATGCTAGTAGAGGCTATGGGGCTGGACTACATTGATACTAGCAGGGTCTACGCCGCCTGGAGCACGGGGTCCCGGACGCGCGCCTACGCGCGCATCTGGGGGCTCCCCTCGCCTTTTACCAGGCTAGGCCTCTGCGAGCCCATGTATGTCATCGAGCTGGTATCCGAGAACTTCGCGGGGCTTTCGTGCCGCGAAATGGTGTCTGTGCTGGTCCACGAGATTCTGCATATACCGCGTAGCTTTAGCGGGGGTCTCCGCAGCCACGGTGAGTGGAGCCACTGGCGCAGCATAAGAAGCATAGTGGCCAGGCTCCCGCGGGGAGTGGTAGAGGAGGTCTGCAGACTCCTTAGAGAATCTGCAGCGGGGCCGCCCACGTGA
- a CDS encoding PhoH family protein — MGALLEKLKPMSPGQEEMLEALTSDEYEIIGLFGPTGSGKSLFSVLYGIDAVLEGKYKRLIISRPVVDVVTGRELTAQELGQQYYDIVSAYLRDILAGFIDWKEVEKLIDEGRIMFADTHYLRGRTFDDSIIFLDDSQNIPPESSVEILMRIGRNSKFIIAGDPVFQKPHNVERDGATVMREVLIGEENAKVIDLGLKDIVRPGARRGIRLLIEMRMRNRPLNEVEKRVMEAARIYAPDADVITVVEFIDAKKQFEITAEHVPDALILVKEGYLGRLVGRGGERIQKIEQDTELRLRAVELTLDFTNIIRAIHPVSWIYKHVVDADFEGPYLAVKVKSDEFGAFVGQRGFHVKFLDAVFRKLLGVGVRAYEVTEEETRRRRRRR; from the coding sequence ATGGGGGCGCTGCTGGAGAAGCTTAAGCCTATGAGCCCTGGCCAGGAGGAGATGCTCGAGGCTCTAACCAGCGACGAGTACGAGATAATAGGTCTCTTCGGCCCGACTGGTAGCGGTAAGAGCCTCTTCAGCGTACTCTACGGCATCGACGCTGTGCTCGAGGGCAAGTACAAGAGGCTCATCATATCGAGGCCGGTGGTAGACGTTGTCACAGGCCGCGAGCTGACCGCGCAAGAGCTAGGCCAGCAGTATTACGACATAGTGTCGGCCTACCTACGCGACATACTGGCAGGCTTCATCGACTGGAAGGAGGTCGAGAAGCTCATAGACGAGGGCAGGATAATGTTCGCCGACACCCACTACCTCCGCGGCAGGACGTTCGACGACTCGATAATATTCCTCGATGACTCCCAGAACATACCGCCGGAGAGCAGCGTAGAGATACTGATGAGGATCGGCCGTAACAGCAAGTTCATCATAGCGGGTGACCCGGTGTTCCAGAAGCCTCACAACGTGGAGCGCGACGGCGCTACTGTGATGCGGGAGGTGCTGATAGGCGAGGAGAACGCCAAGGTGATAGACCTAGGGCTGAAGGACATAGTACGTCCCGGCGCACGCCGCGGCATAAGGCTGTTGATAGAGATGAGGATGAGGAACCGGCCGCTCAACGAGGTCGAGAAGCGGGTAATGGAGGCTGCTAGGATATACGCGCCTGACGCCGACGTGATAACCGTAGTAGAGTTCATCGACGCTAAGAAGCAGTTCGAAATAACGGCAGAGCACGTGCCGGACGCGCTGATACTCGTCAAGGAGGGCTACCTGGGCAGGCTGGTTGGCCGCGGCGGCGAGAGGATACAGAAGATTGAGCAGGATACCGAGCTAAGACTACGCGCTGTGGAGCTGACCCTAGACTTCACGAACATAATACGGGCTATACACCCTGTGAGCTGGATATACAAGCACGTTGTTGACGCCGACTTCGAGGGCCCATATCTGGCTGTGAAGGTTAAGAGCGACGAGTTCGGCGCCTTCGTAGGCCAACGCGGCTTCCACGTAAAGTTCCTCGACGCCGTGTTCCGCAAGCTGCTTGGTGTCGGCGTGAGAGCCTACGAGGTTACAGAGGAGGAGACGAGGCGCAGAAGGAGGCGCCGCTAA
- a CDS encoding tRNA(Phe) 7-((3-amino-3-carboxypropyl)-4-demethylwyosine(37)-N(4))-methyltransferase, producing MTAQSRETGWWEAKREAWERLWEDLRIGYLDDDILDVLVEIFLRPRSYSKSSCSGRITVIDAKYPWAKDDTMTVFKKHSPVSYGEIERVLSRPWAHRLWLSVQGPIYHVYVESLSEAEEILAAAREAGFKHSGVMVLGETPLVELRTGVRADVLLADDERLIVEGEALRRVVDVANDVLRQAKERNRRLLEALRKRRPSELWRPAEEKARQLGLLG from the coding sequence GTGACGGCGCAGAGTAGAGAGACAGGCTGGTGGGAAGCCAAGAGAGAAGCCTGGGAGAGGCTCTGGGAGGATCTCAGGATAGGCTACCTGGACGACGACATCCTAGACGTGCTGGTGGAGATATTCCTACGGCCCCGCAGCTACTCTAAGAGCAGCTGCTCCGGCAGGATAACAGTGATAGACGCCAAGTACCCCTGGGCCAAGGACGACACTATGACAGTCTTCAAGAAGCATAGCCCGGTGAGCTACGGGGAGATAGAGAGGGTGCTATCGAGGCCCTGGGCGCACCGCCTCTGGCTAAGCGTACAGGGGCCCATATACCACGTGTACGTGGAGAGCCTCTCCGAGGCCGAGGAGATACTAGCAGCAGCGCGCGAAGCCGGGTTCAAGCACAGCGGGGTAATGGTCCTAGGCGAGACGCCCCTAGTAGAGCTCCGCACCGGAGTGCGTGCAGACGTACTGCTAGCTGACGATGAACGCCTCATCGTGGAGGGTGAGGCGCTGCGCCGCGTAGTCGATGTGGCCAATGACGTGCTACGCCAGGCTAAGGAGAGGAATCGGAGACTGCTGGAAGCCCTGCGTAAGAGAAGACCATCAGAGCTATGGAGGCCAGCGGAGGAGAAGGCTCGGCAGCTAGGCCTCCTAGGCTAG
- a CDS encoding CBS domain-containing protein, protein MSAEAPPEELRISDVMTVNVITSRPDETVVDAARKMAENDVGSVVVVDDRGTILGIVTEGDIVRRVVARGLDPSKTLVGDIMTQNPVTIYEDATLAAAAEYMREKGIGHLPVVNEHGRLVGIISRSDIVRLAPGLIEVLYLRRGGERAQE, encoded by the coding sequence TTGAGCGCAGAAGCCCCACCCGAGGAGCTACGCATCTCGGACGTGATGACCGTTAACGTGATCACGTCTCGGCCCGACGAGACAGTAGTTGACGCGGCCCGTAAGATGGCTGAGAACGACGTGGGCAGCGTAGTCGTAGTAGATGATAGGGGCACTATACTCGGGATAGTGACTGAGGGCGACATAGTGCGCCGCGTAGTAGCCCGCGGCCTTGACCCCTCTAAGACGCTAGTAGGCGACATAATGACGCAGAACCCCGTCACTATATACGAGGACGCGACGCTCGCAGCAGCGGCGGAGTACATGAGGGAGAAGGGAATAGGCCATCTACCCGTAGTGAACGAGCACGGCAGACTCGTCGGCATAATATCACGTAGCGATATAGTCCGTCTAGCGCCGGGCCTTATCGAGGTACTCTACCTGCGTAGAGGCGGAGAACGGGCCCAGGAGTAG
- a CDS encoding CBS domain-containing protein has product MVLGLDARIADIFSPRYPYVLPDAGFGELRRIVREQRVRMIPVVADERTMKLLGIIRRGALLLATGTKVEITAKDLLEDQVVTLLPSGSIVEAARQMLRVDEWYAPVTDEERRLLGVLGLEDIIRYILEKHMDKLQRPVSDVMETKIVYVEPDTPIYKVWQMMLSRRLAALPVIKNGKIIGVIAEHDLITHGFTRPDFESSSGHRRGPTVGEVMSTPAVTIEPDTPLSEAARLIVERDIGRIYVADSSGMLQGVVDRSDVVAAWLKAMGIRPL; this is encoded by the coding sequence ATGGTGTTGGGCCTGGATGCTCGTATAGCGGATATCTTCTCGCCACGATATCCATACGTACTCCCCGACGCCGGTTTCGGGGAGCTGCGCCGCATAGTGAGAGAGCAGCGCGTCAGGATGATACCCGTAGTAGCCGATGAGAGGACCATGAAGCTTCTAGGCATAATACGTAGAGGAGCCCTGCTCCTCGCAACCGGCACCAAGGTCGAGATAACAGCGAAGGACCTGCTAGAGGACCAGGTGGTCACACTACTACCTTCTGGTAGTATAGTTGAGGCGGCACGCCAAATGCTCCGCGTTGATGAGTGGTATGCCCCAGTGACCGATGAAGAGAGGCGGCTCCTAGGAGTGCTCGGCCTAGAAGACATAATACGCTACATACTAGAAAAACACATGGATAAGCTCCAAAGGCCGGTCTCCGACGTAATGGAGACCAAGATAGTCTACGTCGAGCCCGACACTCCGATCTACAAGGTATGGCAAATGATGCTCTCCCGCCGCCTAGCAGCTCTACCTGTGATAAAGAATGGGAAGATAATCGGTGTGATCGCTGAGCATGACTTGATAACTCATGGCTTCACACGTCCCGATTTCGAGTCCTCTTCTGGTCACCGTAGGGGCCCCACAGTGGGGGAGGTAATGTCTACTCCTGCTGTGACTATTGAGCCAGACACGCCTCTATCCGAGGCGGCAAGACTCATTGTTGAACGGGACATAGGGAGGATATACGTAGCCGATAGTAGTGGTATGTTGCAGGGAGTTGTAGACCGTAGCGATGTAGTGGCAGCCTGGCTTAAAGCTATGGGTATAAGGCCATTATGA